The genomic window ctgacagctcagagcctggagcctgtttcagattctgtgtctccctctctctgtgaccctcccccgttcatgctctgtctctctctgtctcaaaaaaaataaaaaataaataaataaaaaaaaaaaaaaaaaaaaaaagaacacagtgaaTCTCAAAAGGGATGatgacagagaattcaaagtgTGGACTGAACTTGCTGAGGCTGCTAGCTCCTCCTGACCTGAGCACTTAGGGACATTCCCAGAGTGCACCGCAAGCTTCAGGACATAGGCACACTTATCTTACGGATAGAGGAATGCTCCCCACAGGTTTTAAACAACTTGTTGTAGGTCTCATGTAGTCAGTTCAGACAAGCCAGGACTGAAAGCGAGCCTAACGCCAAAGTCTATGGTATTAACCACCAGACTAGGCTGCGGCCGTTTACCATGGAATTTTGACAAATCCGACATGCGAGAGAATTCGAACAGTATCTATAGGCAAGGAGAGGAAGTCAAGACTCCACACCCAGGTGGAAACTTCGAGACTGGCGTTGCTGAACTGAGGGTAGAAGGGGACCACTGGCAAAGTGTGAAATCCCACATCCCAAGGCAGTCCTGTATTATGGAAATCCAGACTATCCAGGGGAGAAGACAGCCTCAGAACGGAAGTGAAGAGGGAGCAGAACACAGGTAAGCTCAAATCTCCTGGAAAGTCTTTTCAAAACAAATGTCTTTACCCTGGGGAGACAGGTGGGCTTTTTAAGGTGGGAGACAGGGCTGGgcataaaaagtaaaaacctgTTTGGAAAAATAGGACCCCAGGTGATACGGATCATGTCCCTCAACCCACTGTCAAACAACTGAAATGGAACAGAGTTCTCTTGGGATGGGCTGTAGGAGATTAAAATCAGGCAAAAGCTTCAAATAAAATGCCCTATCCAGCCCCACCCCAAATCCTACCCATTCTTAAAGGTCACTTCCACCTTCTTCTCTGGGGAAGTGAGGGCATCATTACCCATTTCAAAGAATCTAGGCCTTGAATCAAGACACATCTGGGTTCACTGTCACTTAAGCTCTGAAAAACTGTAAAGAAACCCAACTTTCCTGTACAAGCTGATTAACCTCATCAACTTCTATTTGTTCACCTCTAatccttagtttcttcatttatagaaAGAGGAAAGGGTTTACCTTTAAAATAACCCAAAGTCTAGGACCTAGCTAGGACTCAGATTGGTGACCTCTCTCTTGAGAAGGTCTCCTAAGACCTTTCTAGCCCAGCTGCCCTCTCCTCTCTGAAGAGATCCTTGGCTACTTGTAGCATGAACTCACTCCCTAACAGCAGCTAAAACCCAAAATTTTGGATTAGCCCTCCCATGACTGCAAAGTTCCCTTGCCTCCCGGGGGCCCCATCTTCACTATGAAGAAAAATACCCCACACAGCCAGTCTTAGGGAGTTAAGAAAAAGATTAAGTATGTAaaacagaggaaaggaggaaaaaggtgTTACAAGTTAGGTGACAGCTCTAGGCCCTCCTGGGGGGTTATTATTCTGCAGGCCCCAGAGGATTTAGCCAGGGAAACCCACCAGTGTGTTTGACTGTCCTGGGATGGGCTGGGGGGTCCCCAAGGAAAATGGAACACTAGAAAGTTAAGAGTTTGGGGGTGGAGCTGGAGGGTGTCAGGACATTTGGAACCAGACAGGGAGGAGGTGTGGGTGGGTCCAGTaaagttctttttgtttgctttgggagggaaagagaagaggccCTAGAGAGGGGGCTGTGAAGTTCTTGCACCAACTCTGAACCCAATCCCCTTCTGGCCCTGTGGAACTTCCAAGTGCTAGAAGTTTAATAACAGTTCGCCTTTACTGAGCACTAAGATAATAGTTAGCACTTAAGGGGCCCTTTTTACGAAAATACCAGCTAACGTGTGCACCAAGGGCTGATCCTGGGTCCTGAGAGGAGAAGAGGGCCCAAATGCCTGGGCCCTGGGAAGGAGGGTGTGTGTCTGGGCCCAGGGTGACAGGACCAGGACCAGGGCCTACGGGCCTAGGGGTCAGCCGGGGCCGAGCCATCCAGGGGAGCGGGTTCAGGCCCCATGGGGGCGGGACAGCCGGCGGCGCTCCTACCTTTGAGCGAGGTCTCCACCAGGCGCAGGTAAAGCTGCGAGCTCTTGTTGCCGTGGCTCATACGCTGGGCTAGCCCGTTGCGCTGCAGGACGCACTCCTCAAACTGCACGACGTTCTGGTGGCGCCGTTTGAGGCTGGTCAGGGCCCAGAATTCGGCCAGCGCCAGCTCCACGTTCTCGGGGGCGTCGCAGCGGATCTTCTTGACCGCCACCCGGGCCCCGCTGCGCCCGGCCACTGCCTCGTAAACCACGCCGTAGCTGCCGCGCCCGATCTCTGCCAACAGGCTGTACCGCGGCCGCGCCGACCCGCCGCCGCCCTCTGGCCGCCGCCGCGCCAGGTAGGCCTCGCCCGGGGCCTCCGCTGCCACCGGATCCATGGCCTGGGCCGCTGCCGGCCTCAGCTTCGCGCTGGGCGCCCGCGGCACAGGGCTTCGCCTTTTCCGCTCGGGGCTTTGTGTACCTCTGCGGGCGCCGTCCTCCTCCCCCGTTTCCATGGCTGCGGGCGGCGGGGGGAGCAGCAACGGCGCTGCCCGGGTCCCCCCTGCCTCATCCCTCCGTCCGGCCCCGGGACGTGGAGGAGCGGGACCTTGGATTGTGACCTGCGGACGAAAGGATTGGTTAACCAACTAGGCCGAAGCAGGGAGGCTAGGAGCGCAGGCCGCAGGGCGtcccacctcctccttctcctcctccggCCTCCACGGCCCCTTTAAGACGGAAGCGGCCGCTGATgactgaacaggggaggggaggggaaagcgGGAAAGACGAAACCACTAGACTGTGGCTCAGAGGGGGAAccggaaagaaaagcaaaacatccCCGTCTTCTCAGCTAAACTGTCgcctaaaaacagaaaaaacaaggaCCAGCAGTCTTTACAATATAAGAAAATTGCCTTAAGAAGCAATTCTGACTGTGGAAGTCTTCTTTCCTGCCTGGTCTCCTCTGGGATACCCCTCCCCGCATCCCGCTTTAGGTTCTCCCGGGTGTAAACAGTCCATTGAATTAAGCCAGAGCTGAGCCCGGCGGACCGACCCAAGTCCCCGAAGGCGGCGGGTTGGGTTAAGAATTCCGCGTCCCTGAGCCCGCCAAACTGGGGGCCCGATTGCCCTCCCCAAGCGCCCGAGGTGATGGGGGTGGCTCCAGCCTCGGCGCCTGCTGTGACTCCGCAGACTGAGCCCTTACCTGGCCAGCGCCCCTCCACTTCCGGGCGGCCCGTTTCCCCCCTGGCGTCCCGGGCTGGGGATGGTCCGCTCCCGGCCAGGGCTGCCTCCTGTACAGAGCGGCGCCAGAGGTGGCGGTCCGGGCCGGGTGTGCTCCGAATTCTGCTGCCGCGCGGGGGGTGGCAGCGGCGCTGGCGGGGGAGAACCGGGTGTCCGGGCTCCCGCGGCTCTCCACGTGTTCGCGCCAGCTGAGCCCTTTACATAACCTGTTTATATAAGCCGCACCTCCCGCCCGTACTCGGGCTAGCGGGGGCTCTTGGTGGCCCATCCCCCGGGAGGCCGGTCGAGTACCGCGCCGCCTGGGTCTTGCCAAGGTCGACAGAGCAGCCGCAGCCAGGCGCACCGGGCACGCCGCGCCGGGGCCCAATCACAGGCGAGAACACCCAGCCAACAAAAAATAGGCGCCAAATTCCGCGATCCGCAGCGTCCTCCTGGCCTCCGCGGCCGACTGCGCGccgcagccccctccctcctcgcCCTCGCTTGGTGAAGTGGGGCTGCGCGCAGTAGGCGCCTAATAAATACTGATTGGTTGATTGGATTGGTCGGTTTGATTGATTCATAGGTAGTGCCTGGGAACCGCCTGGCCTGGGTTGGAATCCACACCCTGCCCCCCCATAGCCCCTTGACTCTGGGTGAATCATCGGCCCGttccgtgcctcagttttctgTTCTGCAAAATGGGTGATTGGACCTTACCTTGCCAGTGTTGATAGCgccaaatgaaatatatataatttaaatgcatatattaagagtagcaaaatatatataaggtGGCTAATAGGATGCAAGGCTGAAAGTGCTAGTTTGTTCACTGCTTTGTACTCCAGTGCCTAGTAGGTGCTCGTTATTTTTAAGCTGAACCTGTACTAATTGAACTCCTGTAATGTGCTAGACACTGTTGTAAGTCGCTGCGGAAAGAGCAGTGAACAAGTCAATCTCTACCTTAGTTGAGGTTCTAGGCCCCTGAAGGAGACAAACGATATGGGTGACCTTGTGCAAGTTAATTAACTTTCTTGTGTCTTTagttctcatctgtaagatgggaggAACCGTAGTTGGAGGAATCACTGTAGTTATACAGTTAAAACAACAGGACAGGGCCttacactcagtaaatgttagatgTTATTAACTAAACAATAGAATAATTTTTGACATTGGTAAGTATGATGGGGAATGTGAAAGAGTGCCTTGGGTTTGGGAATAGGCCACTTCTGATAATGTGGGCATCCATCGAAAAgactaattgtgtgtgtgtgtgtggggggggggtttcaAATTTACATGTAAATTGCAAGAATAGTAAAGAATTCTCACATACTTTTAACCAGAATAACAAATTGTTATATTTTGCTACATTTGCATTACCATATTCtctcctgtgtatgtgtgtataatatgcacatacactttttttccccacaaatcaTTTTAGAGTGGGTTTCAGACATTATGCCTCTTTCTCCCACatacttctgtgtatatttccTAGAAACATGGACATTCTCTTGCATAATCTCTGTataattatcaaaatcaggaattTCAACAATGGTATGATTCTTTTAACAcccctttaatatttaaattttgccaATTGGCCCAATAATATAGCCATTCCCCCGGATCCAGTTCAGGATCACGGGTTTCCTTTAGTTGTCCCCtctttttagtttcctttaatcTGGAGAAGCAGTCGATTACtcagcctttctttgtctttcatgactttgacatttttgaagagtactggGGGGTTATTTTGTAGATGTCCTTAATTTGTATTTGTCTGATAtgttctcatgattagattcagattatgcatttttggcaggaaGGCCACTGAAAGAAAGTTGTGTCCTGAGTGTATCACATCAGAAGGCACAGGACGTTGGTTTGTCCCGATATTAGTGATATTAGTATCGACTAATATCAGAGTTCAACGTATGAATTTAGGGGGCAGACCTGAAGTCAGCCATGCTAAAAACTAGTGGTAAGGCatttaaggaagaaggaaaaagtataGAAGGAACAAGCTTGATGTTCAACTTTAGCCAGTTGGTGAGTGTGTAAggtggtacaaccactttggggggaaaaaaaagttcggCAATGTCTTAGGAAGTTGAATACAGAGCTACCCGATGGCCCAGCAACTTCATgcctaggcatttacccaagatACACGAGACTTTATGTTCACAAATGcactttcataaaaatgtttatagtggCTTTTGCCATAAGAGTCCCAAACTAGAAAACACTCACTCTAATGTTCatcagtaagtgaatggataacTAGACTGTGGTCTTCCTACACCATGAGatgctgctgggggtgggggtggggcggtggggaggcCTGACGTATTGATACAAGAACATGCGTGAATCAGAGTAATGATGCTGAATGAAAGATGCCaggcacaaaagaatacatactgcatgattctgtATACGGTtcttgaaaatgcaaactaatataCAGTGACAGCAGATTAGtagttggggtggggagggaggtacacgaggaaacttttgggggtgatggatgTGTTTATTCTCTTGAAATTATCTTGtggtagaggcacctgggtggctcagttggttaagttttccacttcagctcgggtcatgatctcgctgtctgtgagttcgagccccgcgtcaggctctgggccgacagctcagagtctggagcctgcttcagattctgtgtctccctctctctctctccctggctcaacgctctgtctcactctcaaaaagaaataaacattaggggcacctgggtggctcagtcggttgggcgtccgacttcggctcaggtcatgatctcacggtttgtgagttcgagccccacgtcgggctctgtattgtcagttcagagcctggagcctgcttcggattctgtgtgtccctctctctctgcccctcccccactcacgctctatcaaaaaatgaataaatgggggcacctgggtggctcagtcagtcaagcatccgacctcagctcaggtcaagatctcgcggtttgtgagtttgagccccgtgtcgggctctgtgctgacagctcagagcctggagcctgcttcagattctgtgtctccctgtctctcagcccctgccctgctcatgctctatctctgtctctcaataataaataaacgttaaaaaaaaaagttaagaaaattttaaaaaatgaataaacgttttaaaaaataaataaacattaaaaaataaaaaaaaaaagaagttatcttGTGGTAGTTTCAGGGGAGGGATATGTTAACATCACttcaaattgtacactttgaaTAAGTGCGGTTTTTTGTGCATCAGTTTTACAGCTTAACCTCAttaaagctgtaaaaaaaatgaattaaaaagagCACACTAGATGATCCCATTAATATACAGGCAAGCAGCACTGATCCACGGCAGCAGAAAACCTATCGGTGGTTATccttggggtgggagtgggacTGCTGAAGGGCGCAAGGGAATTTTCTGGGTGATGGACTTTTATGGGATGTAAATTATATGGCAATGAAGTTGGTTTAAAATGTGAATACACAAACCCAAATCCCGCCAGGCCATGAACACCAGTGTCCTTACTTAGCACTTCTCAGGACCGAAGGCTGTGTAGTGCTGAGGCAGGGCTGGCCCTGTTCGTGCTGTTCCTGGCCCCAGAAGCTGAACAAGGCCAATGGAG from Neofelis nebulosa isolate mNeoNeb1 chromosome 9, mNeoNeb1.pri, whole genome shotgun sequence includes these protein-coding regions:
- the STK35 gene encoding serine/threonine-protein kinase 35 isoform X1; this translates as MGHQEPPLARVRAGGAAYINRLCKGLSWREHVESRGSPDTRFSPASAAATPRAAAEFGAHPARTATSGAALYRRQPWPGADHPQPGTPGGKRAARKWRGAGQVTIQGPAPPRPGAGRRDEAGGTRAAPLLLPPPPAAMETGEEDGARRGTQSPERKRRSPVPRAPSAKLRPAAAQAMDPVAAEAPGEAYLARRRPEGGGGSARPRYSLLAEIGRGSYGVVYEAVAGRSGARVAVKKIRCDAPENVELALAEFWALTSLKRRHQNVVQFEECVLQRNGLAQRMSHGNKSSQLYLRLVETSLKGERILGYAEEPCYLWFVMEFCEGGDLNQYVLSRRPDPATNKSFMLQLTSAIAFLHKNHIVHRDLKPDNILITERSGTPILKVADFGLSKVCAGLAPRGKEGHQDNKNVNVNKYWLSSACGSDFYMAPEVWEGHYTAKADIFALGIIIWAMIERITFIDSETKKELLGTYIKQGTEIVPVGEALLENPKMELHIPQKRRTSMSEGIKQLLKDMLAANPQDRPDAFELETRMDQVTCAA